The DNA segment aaataatatttacaaatggGAGGAAGAGATCGGTCAATTCTTCAAATTAAGCCTTTTCACAGTTGAAGACGAAGTTTTTGAAGAGGATATTTGCACCCTGGGCAGACTCTGAGTATCTGTAGCAGCCGATATGCAAACACATCTGAGACACAATTCATTGAAatcctttttaaaatttgttccTGTGAAACAATAGAGAAGGAAATTCATAGATTGTTTAAGAAGAAAAGGGCAACGCACATAGGAAATAGTGCCGCATAGAACGTTAAAGTGTTATCAATATCACTTAGATTCTCAAAATCCATCTCATCATTGTCAAAACTGAacatattttcgaaataatacATTGTCATTGACAAAGGCATAACCGACACACAATGAAGTATTGCAGCGCCAAGACACAGTTTTGTAAATTGTCGTAACCTGTTTTGTCTATTAGAGCTGCTTTGTTGAGCACTAGAACGTCTCATCAAACATAGTCTGACTACTATGACGATGTTGCAAAATGCCACTGCTGTAAATGGAAGAATACACAGAAACCAGACCAATGAAACTTCTTCCAGTTCTCCAGTACTGCTTCCAACACATGTGCAAAGAACGATTCCCATCTCGTCATCCGTGACAAAATTACTACAAAGAAACATATTAGAGTTTAACCCGACAAGCAGGATAGTGATTGCAAAAAAGGCTACCCAAGCTCGTCGTTTGGAACCTTGTCTTTGAAATCTAAATGGAAAACATAAACTCAACATCCTGTCTATGGATATACTAACAATAATCCAAGCTGACAATTGTGGTGCAAGTGGTAAAAGAATGTTTTCCACTATACCAAAAACGGCACAATAGTTCGTCTCCATAATGTCCAAGAAATGCGGAAGGATAAGGGTGACAATACCACTTATAATTGTAAGAATATCACTTACGGCCAGTATTTTGAAATATGTCGAACATGCCATTTTGCTACTTCTTTTTCCTATGTTCCAAATAATCAAAGACAAAATATTTCCTATCACTCCAATACAactttcaattaatataataatcATTGCCGTTTTCCACCAGTTGGCGACCTTCACAttaaagactttgtcaaaggTATCTTCAATGACGCTTTCAACTGTATCGTAAATGATGTCCTCAACTGCATCGTAGaatgttttaaaactgtttagAATGTCTTCATAAAATCTATCAAACAAAGAGCTATTGCTCAGTACATCTGCACTACTATCGTAATTATACGTtgaattcatttttcatttataataattaaacttaaTTATATTTGATACTCATTTTCtataacatttaagaaaaatcttgtttgttTGGTCTGTCAATTGAATCAACTAACatgcaaaaatgcaaaatgtatgtGATGACAGAAACATGTTCTAAAAGACATATTCACGCCAGATTAAAGTTAATTATTTATGTATTCTacaatattcttcaaatagtGTAACCTTGTTATTCCTCTGATGCAAACATTGTTTGCTTCTGTAGACTATTTGAATTCACGATGATATCTGTGAACGTTCATTCCATCCTACGTATACTGCTTTAAATGTTGAAACCTCGCGGTATAATCTGcaggtaagaaaaaaaaatcaaatatctgtGAATATTTATAATCATTGTGGCTTTCAGGAAAATGTGCAAAACAATACTTTACATAGTttggtattttgattttatctttattaattttaattctttttcagtactcaataaaaatattttcaaaatcaatataaTGTTGTTCTGTACGCTTCGGTGTAAAAAGAATGCAACGTTTTGCTTCACGCTGATCTAATAAAAGAATAATATGTTATACATTACGCAGAATTTTTCTGTCATTTCTCTCATAATCGTTTGTTCCTGCTCTACACAGTTTCTTTATCCTCATGTCTATCCAACTGCTACAAAAATAGTTGCTTGTTAGTGTGGAGGACCAAACTGAAAAGGAAACACATTGCTTTGATGTCGATGTTTATTCATATACTAGCAATTTTGCTCTTGAAAATTTCGCACTGATGAATTCGTTTTCTCTGTTCCGCCCACGGGCCAATACGACCTTGTATCAATAATCCTGCGAATATTTGGGACAAACCTAAATGACTACAAAAAATCGTTTACTTCAGTGTTTCTTTCGTTTATTGCAAAGTTAAAGAAAATGTATTCATACATAAAGAACATTTACCAGCATGAGTTAAAAATGTAATGGCAAAATTATGTATGTGTACTGAGTATTTATATAGTTTTTCGTTTCCTCATAATTAACGTTTCATAGGTTAATGTTTCAATAAATGTCATAAATTAATGCAACATtcttaataacttttatttattttccaacAGGCTTTAGttaacaactgatcaatacttcaacagttgaaacatttaattttaagtGTGTTCAGTACCTGCCCTTTAAGACCTAGCTTCATGACGTTTTTAAACTTTTGCTTatggaattattattattattatcatcatcatcatcataattattattattattatcatcatcatcatcatcattttatataaaactctttttatgtatgaaatacgTTCAAGAGTTTTATCACCAGACATTCACAACGActcaagaaataacatatctaCATGAagttatataaataaagaattttacGTAAATATAGAGAGGTCCAAACCAGACATACGGATTTAGATACAAAGCACCAAATTCAGACAGATAGATTATATACAAATTAGATAGTGACTAACGTCACTATTTAAAAATAAGTATAATCATaattaaagtaaacaaatgaagatataattcatgaaaaaaaatattttgtcagtttgcaatgttttgtttattgaAGTGGAATTTGACAGGCTTTAAAACGTAGTTAGAGTATCGGTATTTATAAGTTTGATTGCCTAATTATTCCAAGGTCTAAGAGTAAAGCTCCCATTAACACAACTAAACACACAGTCTCTGATCTTAGGTTAGAAATTAAAAGAACTAACCCGAAGTGAAATTAAGGTTAGTTATAAAGAATAATTTGCATGTTTCTTTCTTATGATTATTTCACTCGGTTATAAATACAGAATGTGCTatgcatttcaaattttatttaagaacAATTGAATAAAGCAAGCCAACGGAGTACACGATATTATCTAGATCCTTTCTCGAGCTCTTCAATTAAGGCAGGCCAGTTTAACTCGGAACCATAGCTTACGTCAAAATAACTGCAATCTATGTGCAAATCCTGTTCATATTAATAAGTCCACTGCCAATTATCAATGCTCTGTAATATGCATATGTATGCGAAAACGCAAGGTTTGGAACTTAGAAAGTAAATATAGCCTTCTTTAACAACCCCATGTCTGTAAACTGGCTGCGTCATTAGGACTTGTTTCAGAAAACGTATATTCTTTCCAATCATTTATACACTAGTGGTATGAAAGATACAAATTTGAACAGAATAACTGTCTTCATGGGAAAAAAATTGCTTAGTCATAGCAATTATCCTAACAGTGTTTGATACTGTTGAACCGACAGAGTTTATGTATACTACGTTACTGGAATGAAGTTACGTAAATAccttttgtatcaaaatattacatACACACTTAAACTGATTAACACAATATAATGAAGTGTCATCgtgttatattttctgtagtTGTGACGATTACGCGGATGTAATTCAAGACACGCTGTGCGATTTATTTTAGtagtacaaaaataaataaattgacatcAATTAATTGTTGTTTATGTGAGTTAAAACATTTTCGATGTCACACACATGTCATATGATATGTTACCATTTATTTGTCTTTTTGTATCAATTTATTCGATAGAAATATTTCGTAATGAATGTCACTATGAGGGTGTGTTACCGTTTATATCATTTAGCTGTACTTTGAGAATTATGTTTTATCTTAGCACAAATTGAAACCATGCGTATCACAATAATGATGATTCGTTAAAACTTAAATGCCAAAAAAATCTCTTAATAATCTATTTgtttgcccgccgttacatgactgaaatactgttggaaaacggcgttaaacccaacacaaacaatgTGTAACAATGGGCACTTAACCCAACCAGTATTTATGGATTCTGTATTTTCCGCAAGAATGTGCAAACTTCTCCGCATGAATCAGATTTAGATGACAAATGACACAAtggcttttatcaaatcgtcacggagaatatacgcatcgcccgaggatcgaacgcaCAACCCTGCGATCCGAAGACCAAGAAAGTGTCCTTTAAGATGTTTCGCCTCATGGAGTTCGTCCGTAACTAGTTAGTGGTACTATTGTTAAGTGTGGACAAGAACATGCTTTCCAATCAGTGAACATAGCATAACTTGAATATGTAGTCATTTCTGCACCTGACGGAGGTATACAGTATGTAGTAAATGTGACGCAGAAATGTTTTGACTAAAACAAGTATGCCAGTTGAGCGTAATCTTTTCTAAAAGTTACTGTCTTCAGTATCCGAGCTGATTTCCCGGCTGCAGAAAAATGGTCACGTATCAAGTTTAAAGATTAGGGATAATGACATGGACAACTGATAAATTGCTAGTTCTATCCTTGCTAATAATAGCATCTAATGTAAGACCGCGGACATAGGTAAGTCTTTATTCATGCTGATGCACGCCACATGATTAGCGAATACTTGTCAATCTTACAACATCCAAATGCAATGCAATGTGTATCCCAAGTGTTTGAAGCCATTACCACGTGAATATTCAACGACGCACAGTCTAATAGCATGCTTATATATTAGAGCTACATCAATATCCAAAACCGCCGCAGTAGATTAGTGGTAGAGAGCCCGCTTCGAGGCGGGAGGTCATGGATTCTCTCCCTTGCCACGTCTACGATAGTATTAGTATCCTCAGCAATAAGAGGATTGTGCTAGAAATAGTTAGTCTCGTGTCAGTTTAATGTGACTTGGTGGCGTATCATGTCAcctgtctacggtgtgatattcatGTAAGGCAatgacaccgtcatttatatgactgaaaaaaatgttgaaaatgatgctaaacccgaacacacaaacgcacgcacgcacgcacgcacgcaccaaCACACAAATCTTCTCCTTGTTACTTGCCAAATCGTTTCTTTTTTTGCGTTTATTTTGCATGAACGCTTTTCAGAGTGAATATGAATGTAATGAACGTTTGACATTAACATGATTCCATGTAATCaggaatattatataaaatactaaTGTATGGACGAAATTGAGAAATGGAAATAATTAAATACATAAATACTACTTATTttctggtttgtttgtttttttgttgttttttttttttcaaataacaactttgatatttactttatattttccTATTAATGCAATTCCAGATTAATTTCCTGTTCGCAATTAAGTATGTAATGTTTTCTGACATTTGTGATTGCAAAGCAGAAATTGCAGCGGTtcttgcgaaaaaaaaaacaacaacatccgATTCATAAATAAAGCACTCAGTTTGGAAAGTTACCTGATTGTTCCTAAACCTACTAACTATAACTTTGCATTTTGTAATGAGTTTGTATATCGCTTGTGAGCAAAGGTGCGACATTCCTTTCTATTAATGCATGGAATTTGGGTAGGCTTACTGGTACCAAGGCATGTTGCGACACCAAAAAGCGTTATTAAGTGTGAGTTACGTGTTAACAAAATCGTGATACAAAGTTTCATTGAtaatcgattttttttcttttggagaTAAAGTATATGTATATCACTGTCCTTCGTGTGCACACGAATGTGTTTAAGAATAGTATGTGAGAAAGAAAGGAAATCTACAACCAGTCTTCAATGACCGAAAATTCGACATTAAGTCTACTTCCCCTAGTCCAGCCCACACGCTCATGACACTTCACAATGACCTTTAAAGCGGCGTATgcatgaaattttgatattttctctatgtataattcaataaaaatagCATCACAGAACCTTATACAATAAATAGTTATGTATCTTCACCGTGTAAGGCTAAACCTGTTCTCATAGCCTGCATCAAAGTTTactatattttaactttatttttgttcgtttttttttttttttttttttttggtttaacgctgttttcaacagtatttcagttatgtaacgactggcagttaacctaaccagtgttcctggattttgtaccagtacaaacttcttctctgcaagtaactgccaacttcgccacatgaataagaggtggggGACGATTAACTTTTTCACGGATTATTTAGTCAAATAATCTTCTTTACCTGTAAAGACGGCGCTTACAACATGATCTCGTTTTTCTCGTGATGTTTTTGTGCGGTGATATATTGgatcataaaatatttcttaaaaatacatttatatgagACATCCCTCTTTTGCTCGTGTGTGTGCATAATTAAGTGgatatattttgtctgttttcttttctttgacaAAGGTTGCGGGTGTGTACACAGGCCAGatacaactcgtttaaatgggtcaaccgtgtttaTGAAATAGACTGGCCTGGTTTATAGGCTGGTCAGGGCTATGGATATGTATTGtcttttgccatcgaaatatttctataaaatccttcttccccttccgtttggatccgtccatgtttacaagcacgtttgtttattttatggactgtacatGTGATAGTTAATGCTTGCATCAAGCTTGATATTATTCTTCTGTAAATATATTCATGTACACATATTTGTATAAACTGTTTTCCCCCATCCTATCTTTTCACACCCTAACTAGATTATTGATGaagatatagagaatattaggttactgtttttttaacaagtttatccaccgagtttGGGAAAGGGTTATCAACCCGAGGCTTGCCGAAAACACTCCGATGAGTCTTAAAATGTTTCTATGTTGTTCTTTAAAATAACACTCTTGTCTAACAAGAGccgtccgtaagacagcacgctcgactttacTCAttgtttgactctgaattagagctttgccactaaaaactttataaaactttaacaaaaaaaatctaagttaaaaaagaggcataaatctgtcaaaattcacatcagagttatggggattatttctcctggcgTAGACTATGTTAgtaaacaactatttcaagtttcaagtcaaaagctttgacagtaacacagatatttaactttatcaaaaaactttaaccaaaaaaatttctaaatgaaaaaggggcataaatctgtcaaaattcaaatcagagttatggggattgtctCTCATGGGGTAGATTTTGATAGATTTTGCTAAGTGACTAAGAATTCAGAATATATATACAAAAGTACATTTATGACctagaatataaaaaaatttcCTACGTTCGGATAAAATTTTATAGCAGGTTTTGGCAGCGATATATGCATTCTTGTCATGTTTAAATGTTGCAAGTAGTTTTTCATCATCTGTCAAGTTTTCATAACATTTGGCATActatttattgcagaaatcagtTCAGTTCTACATTCATTGTACAAAGGgcaattatataatacatgtttCTCATCTTCTAAAACATCCTGACAATTAAAACAGCATCTTCTCCTTAATTCTAAGTTTTCATATCTTCCGGTCTCCACTCGTAATGGTGCTACACCAcatctaaattttgtaaatttttaaagctGATCGACAATGAAAAGGCATATtggattttaaatatttctctgaACAAAACTCTGACTTGAAAATTCTATACGTTCTCGGCTTATTACCATCATTTCAACAAATTATCAGTATAACATattgaagtaaaatttaaataaataagtgAGGCAACAAAACAAGGCATAGAAACAGGCCTAGAGCTGGTAGGTGAACCCCTCCCCCAACTCTAGCGtttttgtagaccccattatTTCTGAGGCCCCTTGTCTGTTgttcatatttctgaattctgccatctggcaagcaGGTTCTCTTTGAATTACAGCATGTTATTTACATTACCTTagcaattatttaataaatgataaactgGAATGTGGTGACTTCCGTGGTAGAAACAGCTAAAATCATTAGCAAGTGTGTTCGGTGATATGCAAAATATGTTGTTGTCAATGTTCCCATTTATTTTTGTTCTCTCAatcgattatttcattttgtaatttacgttaccatttctttcataaaaatactCATACTGAGTCAATTATTCCAATAGGttgcaagtagacaccgtcgtttatatgactgaaaaaaatttgaaaaagacgttaaacccgaacacacacacacacatacacaatagGTTGTAGAATGTGATAcatatttatggaatttgtacatgttatatttctgtttagacaaaatattttatcatatcccaattattttttttttcactttaaaaaaagatattataaatttgaactcttcaaatgaaatataaaattgcatagttatattttctattttagttataaattttGGTAACGTAAAGCACATacctatattttttttccttatttacctttttctagtaagtttttagctctttcaagagttattattgattttgttgtacaaaagtggaaaaatttcatttgataattttcatgttggagttagaattctgtctcattaaatccgtttacttgagccaccctaaaaaaatgatattgacagttttattctgtgttttataattttgtttaccaatagtttgatgtttcttttatcaaatttaatggtataatgaattctctacaAACGTTTTGAAcattgaaatttgtttctacttgagcttgaggaaataccataaattatacaaaattgataaaaaacggcacgataaaggttgtttaaatattttgtgttgagAATCTtcaaaaaatacacaattaacttttatttctttaaaaatttcaatCTATTTACTTTACCATCAACAGTTGATTAATACTGCACATAGATACAAGCCTAACTTTTAATTATCAGTTAATCGATCAGTATAAGTGTGACAAACACTTTCTATTTAGTCAAATCAATTATAACTTGAATAATCAATAATTATAATTGCCTACACAATAGATATCTATagtttaatatgaattaaggcactgcctagcatggggatttatctgttatatatctacttacgaagaaatattcaacactcaaaagaaataaaacttcgctctaaacagtttacatttagtgtcatcatacctcttacagcgaatatcatactttgcaaaatttacgagAAGCCGCGACGGTGACGTCATGCActgcgttctcgcactggctttagaattttattgtttgtttgcactccacgcagaaacttgacggcctttacacttccttactgttttaaaagtgtttttcaattgcatgtacagttttcattacgaaaaagaggtaaaaagaatcatgttggcgcggtttacgaatttctgtgactgattcggggtgctcggatgttcttgcagacaaccagtctgcgttgtgtacataaaccggaaccggaaaacatcgaaaaaattgcctcagtatatgcagacaacaaagacgaataactatatacggacgttaccgtctcgaggattttcatcccctataaaTAAGGGAGGTGTAAAGTCCTAGGGTGTAAAGACCTGGAGGAGTAAAGTCCAAGGGTGTATTGTCCAGAGGTGTAATGTCTTGATACCGCCGAAAAACACGCTTGAGATTAATTCAATTGCCCGCAGTCTACTGTATACCTTAAATTTactccatttttgtacaagacaGTGTGGGGtaaatgaaattccttccaccataaatggtttagatccaataattacaataaacgactgcttaaatctggttatttatgtaaatttctaactaaaaatgAGTGAACGCCAAAATACACAAAGTCAAGGTCGATTCACCCAGACTTTAAAAACCGTCACCGTATCATTCCGTATTGAGATTTACTTGGGTAGAGTCAAccaattttttattgttttaccgtggctgtcctcattaaatgatgaaatgtttgagcttcgaactcttggcccagtttacactgcctatagcacatatacttggaaaagtagtccgtcagttgcattgacggtataaacctgTATTGACCAAATAAACCCCAAATTTACACGACAGGCAGATATCGGCTTGATAAATGTATAGTGGTAGGATAAATAAGTTCGTCTTCCtacgtttttatattttgtattaagtTTTGGATCTGTTTTTCTGGGACTAGGTTACACATGGGTCCAGGGTTCTTTCAGTTGTCATTTTATTATAACTGACCTCCTTAATAAAATTGTCTACGCTATTTGCTTATGAAAATAGATAGTTTCCTAGATGCCGAGAGGGCAGCCATTGGATCTTTTTTCAACGGATTACAGAGGTTTAAAAAgtatctttatttcatttttgtccatTACAAGAAAGTGTTGTATACTTCCTATTGTCGTGGCTTAATTAAGCTgatatcaggcctaagaccacagttatttttactgtatgttctatataggcactggacactatagcaattttgcatgcattccaacccccataaaaatacctgaactcaacagaactattcaagagaaaaaattccagccacagtaaacattgggttgaccggctcttttttccaccattttgaaccaaatcacatgcgtataaagaatactctctagatgaccgcaaacaggcaaaacaggccttatcaaaaagtcatgttatgcatattctgacattctcattctgtcaaattgtacatgtacctactatttcatatctcctctattaaatcatgccatttattgcaggtctttcactcaaaaattcactaatattcaccatcaaacagaggaactattttccgcgtaaccacttccgtattgtggtcaaccaagggcaaataactgtggtcaaccaagggcaaataactgtggtcttgtgcctattttGGAAAAGCTAAAACATCATTGTAGTATTGTAGTTAATACCATTAAAGGGGAAAAACTGATCCCGTTtgttttaacaaaacgttttcaAGATGAAGTCCCTTGCTCTAAGAACTTAATTTAGAATgagtttttattatttcttattattaattttaag comes from the Mercenaria mercenaria strain notata chromosome 9, MADL_Memer_1, whole genome shotgun sequence genome and includes:
- the LOC123546023 gene encoding uncharacterized protein LOC123546023, which produces MNSTYNYDSSADVLSNSSLFDRFYEDILNSFKTFYDAVEDIIYDTVESVIEDTFDKVFNVKVANWWKTAMIIILIESCIGVIGNILSLIIWNIGKRSSKMACSTYFKILAVSDILTIISGIVTLILPHFLDIMETNYCAVFGIVENILLPLAPQLSAWIIVSISIDRMLSLCFPFRFQRQGSKRRAWVAFFAITILLVGLNSNMFLCSNFVTDDEMGIVLCTCVGSSTGELEEVSLVWFLCILPFTAVAFCNIVIVVRLCLMRRSSAQQSSSNRQNRLRQFTKLCLGAAILHCVSVMPLSMTMYYFENMFSFDNDEMDFENLSDIDNTLTFYAALFPMCVALFFLNNL